The Ornithinimicrobium faecis genome includes a window with the following:
- a CDS encoding DUF4446 family protein, with product MSTIALIVAIVALLVALGAAGLGWVAHQRHQLIQRRYAVLWGEGEADVATVLAQQARRMGAERARIDAMERTVADLRGDLAQTLQHVAVVRYDAFGDMGGRMSFSAAVIDDNGDGVVISSIHARGESRTYAKGIVGGGSDTALTPEEQQALAAARDDSSPAPGADT from the coding sequence GTGAGCACCATTGCCCTGATCGTCGCCATCGTGGCCCTGCTCGTCGCGCTCGGTGCGGCCGGGCTCGGCTGGGTCGCGCACCAGAGGCACCAGTTGATCCAGCGCCGCTATGCCGTGCTCTGGGGTGAGGGTGAGGCCGACGTGGCGACCGTCTTGGCGCAGCAGGCTCGCCGGATGGGTGCAGAGCGCGCGCGGATTGACGCCATGGAGCGCACCGTGGCTGACCTGCGCGGAGACCTCGCCCAGACGCTGCAGCACGTCGCCGTCGTGCGCTATGACGCCTTCGGTGACATGGGTGGGCGGATGTCGTTCTCGGCCGCAGTAATTGATGACAACGGGGACGGCGTCGTGATCAGCTCGATCCACGCGCGCGGGGAGTCGCGGACCTATGCCAAGGGCATCGTCGGTGGGGGCAGCGACACTGCCCTGACGCCCGAGGAGCAGCAGGCACTCGCCGCTGCGCGCGACGACTCGAGCCCGGCTCCCGGCGCCGACACCTAA
- a CDS encoding diacylglycerol/lipid kinase family protein: MDNWWVIALIVLGIIIVGGLVWLGISRSGGGPKATPERSRRSGGAGDSDTGNTTPVDQPATEDTRPRAAVVVNPTKFDDNNTDKPRAEIASICAAHGWAEPLWLETTEEDPGYGQAREALGQGVDLVCALGGDGTVRTVGSAMVDSGVPMGLLPAGTGNLLARNLSLPVSSLSQGTKVALTGVDTAIDTGTLRLRRPLGEPDEGDAAPQVDPDTIEEHPPTPGHGEGEVEEHVFLVMAGLGFDAEVMANVPGKLKKRVGWAAYVVTGLKGLKGRQFKVDVIIDEGGTRLHRRVRSVMVGNVGKLQGGVNLVPQAKADDGILDLVLLSPEGLVGWGAVVTRLVTRSSRGHQRVDYYTARTLEVSADAPVQIQLDGDTLGEATAMSVAVNPGSLIVRRPAN; this comes from the coding sequence GTGGACAACTGGTGGGTTATCGCGCTGATCGTGCTCGGCATAATCATCGTCGGGGGGCTGGTCTGGCTCGGGATCTCTCGGTCTGGCGGCGGGCCCAAGGCAACCCCCGAGCGGAGCCGGCGGTCTGGCGGAGCAGGGGACTCGGACACCGGCAACACGACGCCGGTGGACCAGCCAGCGACGGAAGACACCCGACCGCGCGCCGCTGTTGTGGTGAACCCAACCAAGTTCGACGACAACAACACCGACAAACCTCGCGCCGAGATCGCCTCAATCTGCGCGGCCCACGGGTGGGCCGAGCCGTTGTGGCTGGAGACGACCGAGGAGGACCCAGGCTATGGCCAGGCCCGCGAGGCGCTGGGGCAGGGCGTGGACCTGGTCTGTGCGCTCGGCGGGGACGGCACGGTGCGCACCGTCGGGTCGGCCATGGTCGACAGCGGGGTGCCGATGGGGCTGCTCCCGGCTGGCACCGGCAACCTGTTGGCCCGCAACCTCTCACTGCCGGTGTCCAGCCTGTCCCAGGGCACAAAGGTCGCCCTGACCGGCGTGGACACTGCGATCGACACCGGCACCCTGCGGTTGCGCCGCCCACTGGGCGAGCCCGACGAAGGTGACGCGGCTCCGCAGGTCGACCCGGACACCATCGAGGAGCACCCTCCGACGCCGGGCCATGGCGAGGGCGAGGTGGAGGAGCACGTCTTTCTGGTGATGGCGGGCCTGGGGTTCGACGCCGAGGTGATGGCCAACGTCCCCGGCAAACTCAAGAAGCGGGTCGGCTGGGCCGCCTATGTCGTCACCGGCCTCAAGGGCCTGAAGGGCCGCCAGTTCAAGGTCGACGTGATCATCGATGAGGGCGGCACCCGGCTGCACCGACGCGTGCGCAGCGTGATGGTCGGCAACGTCGGCAAGCTGCAGGGCGGGGTCAACCTGGTCCCACAGGCCAAGGCCGACGACGGGATCCTCGACCTGGTGTTGCTCTCACCAGAGGGTCTGGTCGGCTGGGGCGCGGTGGTCACACGCCTGGTGACCCGCAGCAGCCGGGGCCACCAGCGAGTCGACTACTACACGGCCCGCACCCTCGAGGTCTCCGCCGACGCCCCCGTGCAGATCCAGCTCGACGGCGACACCCTCGGGGAGGCCACCGCGATGAGCGTGGCCGTCAACCCGGGCAGCCTGATCGTGCGCCGCCCCGCAAATTAA
- the serS gene encoding serine--tRNA ligase gives MIDIRQLREDPERVRASQRARGEDDGVVDAVLDADKRHRSSLSEYESLRASQKSFGKKVAAAQGEEKAALLAEVKEMAARVKQLDAAKDEAAQERERLLRSIGNVIIDGVPTGGEDDFVTLEEVGTPRDFAAEGFEPKDHLALGEALGAIDMARGAKVSGSRFYYLTGPGARLELALMNLALDRARDAGFVQMQVPTLVTPQTMGGAGFLDAHADEVYRLEGDDLYLTGTSEVALAGFHGDEIIDLTQGPRRYAAMSTCYRREAGSYGKDTQGIIRVHQFQKVEMFVYARPEDAETQHEALLKWERGMLDDLGLAYRVIDVAAGDLGGPAARKFDCEAWVPTQERYRELTSTSNCTTYQARRFNIRERGESGTRSVATLNGTLATTRFLVALLETHQQADGSVTIPEVLRPYTGFDTMTPIA, from the coding sequence GTGATCGACATCCGGCAACTTCGTGAGGACCCCGAGCGGGTGCGGGCATCGCAGCGTGCCCGTGGTGAGGACGATGGCGTCGTGGACGCCGTCCTGGACGCGGACAAGAGGCACCGATCGAGCCTGTCCGAGTATGAGTCGCTGCGTGCCTCCCAGAAGTCGTTCGGCAAGAAGGTGGCCGCCGCACAGGGCGAGGAGAAGGCTGCCCTGCTGGCCGAGGTCAAGGAGATGGCTGCGCGCGTCAAGCAGCTGGACGCCGCCAAGGACGAGGCCGCCCAGGAGCGGGAGCGACTGCTGCGCAGCATCGGCAACGTCATCATCGACGGCGTGCCCACGGGGGGCGAGGACGATTTCGTCACCCTCGAGGAGGTCGGCACGCCGCGTGACTTCGCGGCTGAGGGGTTCGAGCCGAAGGACCACCTGGCACTGGGTGAGGCGCTCGGTGCCATCGACATGGCCCGCGGTGCCAAGGTCTCCGGGTCGCGCTTCTACTACCTGACCGGCCCCGGCGCCCGGCTCGAGCTGGCGCTGATGAACCTGGCGCTGGACCGCGCTCGCGATGCCGGCTTCGTCCAGATGCAGGTGCCGACCCTGGTCACCCCACAGACGATGGGTGGGGCGGGCTTCCTCGATGCACACGCCGACGAGGTCTATCGCCTCGAGGGCGACGACCTGTATCTCACCGGCACCTCCGAGGTCGCGCTCGCGGGGTTCCACGGCGACGAGATCATCGACCTCACGCAGGGGCCGCGGCGCTATGCCGCGATGTCGACCTGCTATCGGCGCGAGGCCGGCAGCTATGGCAAGGACACCCAGGGCATCATCCGGGTGCACCAGTTCCAGAAGGTCGAGATGTTCGTCTACGCCCGTCCCGAGGACGCAGAGACCCAGCACGAGGCACTGCTGAAGTGGGAGCGCGGCATGCTCGACGACCTGGGCCTGGCGTATCGCGTCATCGACGTGGCCGCCGGTGACCTGGGCGGACCGGCAGCACGCAAGTTTGACTGCGAGGCCTGGGTGCCGACGCAGGAGCGCTATCGCGAGTTGACCTCGACCTCCAATTGCACGACCTATCAGGCGCGACGGTTCAACATCCGCGAGCGTGGCGAGTCCGGCACCCGCAGCGTCGCGACCCTCAACGGCACCCTGGCCACGACCCGCTTCCTGGTCGCTCTGCTCGAGACGCACCAGCAGGCCGACGGCTCGGTCACGATTCCCGAGGTGCTGCGGCCCTACACCGGCTTCGACACCATGACCCCGATCGCCTGA
- a CDS encoding sensor histidine kinase: MDRIAHLLGADEDWRRPPPSPAQRRIDVLIAVAVYLLAALSIELMRSLNAFDGANSWGEVLTQHLVAASVGLLLVFRRSHPIIVAGLATLHLYVMGTLEPLVAGNLVMQVAYFFAVYTAVAWSRDRRALGYLLVAFVLTLVLWLAWMFALSSGLQDMYANLGVKPTEPAGLFSAPIAAVGWTTLNNLLFFGGAVLLGQVAWRGALHTQREVRYAETIRSQAARLRDQAVVAERLRIARELHDVVAHHVSVMGVQAAAARRVLTKNPDAAREALGAIEGSSRSAVGQMRELLGTLRSGELAADGATEESGHPDRAPQPDLDDLDELVAQATTPTCAVTYSLVEESPGAAGAVPPALQLTAYRIVQESLANVRRHSTATRASVVIRVDEELEVEVLDNGAPRPGTSGTGLGQQGMRERADLLGGTVEMGRRHGPGYRVRVTLPLSAQDQVRVPADATGAAGVVS; encoded by the coding sequence ATGGATCGCATCGCCCACCTGCTCGGAGCCGACGAGGACTGGCGCCGCCCACCGCCCTCACCGGCCCAGCGGCGCATCGACGTGCTCATCGCCGTGGCCGTCTATCTGCTGGCGGCGCTGTCCATCGAGCTGATGCGCAGCCTCAACGCTTTCGACGGAGCTAACTCCTGGGGCGAGGTGTTGACGCAGCACCTGGTGGCGGCCTCGGTCGGACTGCTGCTGGTCTTCCGCCGCTCCCACCCCATCATCGTCGCGGGCCTGGCCACCCTGCACCTGTATGTCATGGGCACGCTCGAGCCGCTGGTCGCCGGCAACCTCGTCATGCAGGTGGCCTACTTCTTCGCCGTCTACACCGCGGTGGCCTGGAGCCGGGACCGTCGCGCGCTCGGCTATCTGCTGGTGGCCTTCGTGCTCACCCTGGTCCTCTGGCTGGCCTGGATGTTTGCCCTGAGCTCGGGGCTGCAGGACATGTATGCCAACCTCGGCGTCAAGCCCACCGAGCCCGCCGGACTCTTCAGCGCACCGATCGCGGCGGTCGGCTGGACGACCCTCAACAACCTGCTCTTCTTCGGCGGCGCCGTCCTGCTCGGCCAGGTGGCCTGGCGCGGCGCCCTGCACACCCAGCGCGAGGTGAGGTATGCCGAGACGATCCGCTCGCAGGCAGCTCGCCTCCGCGACCAGGCAGTTGTCGCCGAGCGACTGCGGATCGCACGTGAGCTGCACGACGTCGTCGCCCACCACGTCTCAGTGATGGGGGTGCAGGCCGCGGCGGCACGGCGGGTCCTGACCAAGAACCCGGACGCCGCCCGAGAAGCGCTCGGCGCGATCGAGGGCTCCTCACGCAGCGCCGTCGGCCAGATGCGCGAGCTGCTCGGCACCCTGCGCAGCGGCGAGCTGGCGGCCGACGGCGCCACCGAGGAGAGCGGCCATCCGGATCGGGCACCCCAGCCGGACCTGGACGACCTGGACGAGTTGGTGGCTCAGGCGACCACCCCCACCTGCGCGGTGACCTACTCGCTCGTCGAGGAGTCTCCCGGGGCCGCCGGCGCCGTGCCGCCCGCCCTGCAATTGACGGCATACCGGATCGTGCAGGAGTCCCTGGCCAACGTGCGCCGGCACTCCACCGCCACCCGGGCCTCGGTCGTGATCCGGGTCGACGAGGAGCTCGAGGTCGAGGTGCTCGACAACGGGGCGCCGCGGCCGGGCACCTCGGGCACGGGCCTGGGCCAGCAGGGCATGCGTGAGCGTGCTGATCTGCTCGGTGGCACCGTCGAGATGGGCCGCCGCCATGGTCCGGGCTATCGGGTGCGGGTCACCCTGCCGCTCTCCGCGCAGGACCAGGTGCGCGTCCCCGCCGACGCGACCGGGGCCGCCGGGGTCGTGTCGTGA
- a CDS encoding response regulator, with the protein MLVDDQPLLVSGFAMILSTEDDIEVVGQAKNGREAVDAVPQLRPDVVLMDVQMPVLDGIEATRLIADSTQVIILTTFDRDDYLFDALSAGASGFLLKNADADDLVDAVRAVAHGHALLAPEVTSRVIARMTEGGGGGVARHAEALDRLTAREKEVLEQVARGLSNAEIAQEMFVGEATVKTHVSNVLSKLHLRDRVQAVVFAYEAGLVTPQ; encoded by the coding sequence ATGCTCGTGGACGACCAGCCGCTGCTGGTCTCGGGTTTCGCGATGATCCTGTCCACCGAGGACGACATCGAGGTGGTCGGCCAGGCCAAGAACGGCCGAGAGGCGGTCGACGCCGTGCCCCAGCTGCGCCCCGACGTGGTGCTGATGGACGTGCAGATGCCCGTGCTCGACGGCATCGAGGCGACCCGGCTGATCGCGGACAGCACCCAGGTCATCATCCTGACGACCTTCGACCGCGACGACTATCTGTTTGACGCACTCTCCGCCGGGGCCAGTGGTTTCCTGCTCAAGAACGCCGACGCCGACGACCTGGTCGACGCGGTGCGGGCCGTCGCGCACGGCCACGCGCTGCTGGCGCCGGAGGTCACCAGCCGGGTGATCGCCCGGATGACCGAGGGCGGTGGTGGCGGCGTGGCCCGTCACGCGGAGGCCCTGGACCGCCTGACAGCCCGCGAGAAGGAGGTCCTCGAGCAGGTCGCGCGGGGGCTGTCCAACGCCGAGATCGCCCAGGAGATGTTCGTCGGCGAGGCCACCGTCAAGACCCACGTGTCCAACGTGCTGTCCAAACTGCACCTGCGGGACCGCGTGCAAGCGGTCGTCTTCGCCTATGAGGCTGGCCTGGTCACACCGCAGTGA
- a CDS encoding pyridoxamine 5'-phosphate oxidase family protein translates to MSDNNTWMNEQECWERLRAGEVGRLGYHLVDEIHIVPVNYVVDGERLVFRTKPGSKLLGVVMDSDVAFEIDGGDSHRPWSVLARGEARVLDGDEARQAEALPLRPWISQDRFTFVVIEVSTLTGRQFELAQDG, encoded by the coding sequence ATGAGCGACAACAACACGTGGATGAACGAGCAGGAGTGCTGGGAGCGGCTGCGCGCCGGAGAGGTCGGCCGGCTGGGCTATCACCTCGTCGACGAGATTCACATCGTGCCGGTGAACTATGTGGTCGACGGCGAGCGGCTGGTGTTTCGCACCAAACCGGGCAGCAAGCTGCTGGGCGTGGTGATGGACTCCGACGTCGCCTTCGAGATTGACGGCGGGGACTCGCACCGCCCCTGGTCGGTCCTCGCGCGCGGCGAGGCCCGGGTGCTCGACGGCGATGAGGCACGTCAGGCGGAGGCGCTGCCGCTGCGGCCGTGGATCAGCCAGGACCGGTTCACCTTCGTGGTGATCGAGGTGAGCACGCTCACCGGGCGCCAGTTCGAGTTGGCCCAGGACGGCTGA
- a CDS encoding ABC transporter ATP-binding protein: protein MLAVQGLTRQYAEVRAVDDVTFEVPAGKMIGFVGGNGAGKTTTMRMIMGVLAPNAGEVSWDGRPVTRADRTRFGYMPEERGLYPKQGVLDQLTYLGRLHGMGQSDANGRAKELLERFGLGERLKEKVEKLSLGNQQRAQIIAAVLGDPLALIMDEPFSGLDPAAVDQMADLLREHTSAGVPVLFSSHQLDLVDRLCDGIVVLHKGKVVAQGTSDELRGNAPLRYILSLTGDAGWVRGVPGLRVLDLDGATVELEPESEEVAQQLLAEAVSRGGVREFTKVRPSLSEIYREVAAA, encoded by the coding sequence ATGTTAGCGGTCCAGGGACTGACCCGGCAGTATGCCGAGGTGCGCGCGGTCGACGACGTCACCTTTGAGGTGCCGGCCGGCAAGATGATCGGTTTCGTCGGCGGCAACGGTGCCGGCAAGACCACCACGATGCGGATGATCATGGGGGTGCTCGCCCCCAACGCCGGTGAGGTCAGCTGGGATGGCCGCCCGGTCACCCGCGCCGACCGCACCCGCTTCGGCTACATGCCCGAGGAGCGTGGCCTCTATCCCAAGCAGGGCGTGCTGGACCAGCTGACCTATCTCGGGCGGCTGCACGGCATGGGACAGAGCGACGCCAACGGCCGCGCCAAGGAGCTGCTCGAGCGCTTCGGGCTCGGTGAGCGCCTGAAGGAGAAGGTCGAGAAGCTCTCGCTGGGCAACCAGCAGCGCGCCCAGATCATCGCGGCCGTCCTGGGGGACCCGCTGGCCCTGATCATGGACGAGCCGTTCTCCGGCCTGGACCCGGCCGCCGTCGACCAGATGGCCGACCTGCTGCGTGAGCACACCTCCGCTGGTGTGCCGGTGCTCTTCAGCAGCCACCAACTCGACCTGGTCGACCGCCTGTGCGACGGCATCGTCGTCCTCCACAAGGGCAAGGTCGTGGCCCAGGGCACCTCTGACGAGCTGCGCGGTAACGCGCCCCTGCGCTACATCCTGTCCCTGACCGGTGACGCGGGCTGGGTCCGCGGCGTCCCCGGTCTGCGGGTGCTCGACCTCGACGGCGCGACCGTCGAGCTGGAGCCCGAGTCCGAGGAGGTGGCCCAGCAGCTGTTGGCCGAGGCCGTCTCCCGCGGCGGGGTCCGAGAGTTCACCAAGGTCCGTCCGTCCCTGAGTGAGATCTACCGAGAGGTGGCAGCAGCATGA
- a CDS encoding ABC transporter permease produces MSTDTSTRSTTKTTTSADASGDTKSPWVLVAMRELQVKLTDRNFLIGTGATLLLIVGMFALQSFLMGGGAPSFKVAVTDEAATTVVAQAEESLQATDAEGSLTSVDVADAAAAETALTEGDADAALLPTDDGWEFVTDGEADSELQGLITDAVSSTTLAQNAEAAGTSLPELTAGTEVSTRDLSGGDDQSRFVSWIAGFAMAMLFYMSAIMFGMAIANSVVEEKQSRIIEILAAAIPVRALLTGKVIGNTVLAFGQMALIGAVALVGLTFTEYDQYLSMLTEGFLWYIPFFVLGFLALACIWAAAGAMASRSEDLQSTTMPLTMALVLVFIVGLSLDGTAKVIGSFVPVLSTILMPMRLLDGTAQWWEAVLALGLTAVFCFITITLGARLYRRSLLQTSGRVSLKAAWAGGE; encoded by the coding sequence ATGAGCACCGACACCAGCACCCGGTCGACGACCAAGACGACCACCAGCGCCGACGCGAGCGGTGACACGAAGTCGCCCTGGGTCCTCGTCGCGATGCGTGAGCTGCAGGTCAAGCTCACCGACCGCAACTTCCTGATCGGCACCGGCGCCACCCTGCTGCTGATCGTCGGGATGTTTGCGCTGCAGAGCTTCCTGATGGGCGGGGGCGCCCCCTCGTTCAAGGTGGCTGTCACGGACGAGGCCGCCACGACCGTCGTCGCCCAGGCCGAGGAGTCGCTGCAGGCCACCGACGCCGAGGGCTCCCTGACCAGCGTCGACGTCGCCGATGCGGCGGCTGCCGAGACCGCGCTGACCGAGGGTGACGCCGACGCCGCGCTGCTGCCCACGGACGACGGCTGGGAGTTCGTCACCGACGGTGAGGCCGACAGTGAGCTCCAGGGTCTGATCACCGATGCCGTGAGCAGCACCACCCTGGCGCAGAACGCCGAGGCGGCCGGCACGAGCCTGCCCGAGCTGACGGCAGGCACCGAGGTGAGCACCCGTGACCTCTCCGGTGGTGACGACCAGTCGCGCTTCGTGTCCTGGATCGCCGGCTTCGCGATGGCGATGCTGTTCTACATGTCGGCCATCATGTTCGGCATGGCGATCGCCAACTCGGTCGTCGAGGAGAAGCAGTCCCGCATCATCGAGATCCTCGCTGCCGCCATCCCGGTGCGTGCCCTGCTGACCGGCAAGGTCATCGGCAACACCGTGCTGGCCTTCGGGCAGATGGCACTGATCGGCGCGGTCGCCCTGGTGGGGCTGACCTTCACCGAGTACGACCAGTACCTGTCGATGCTGACCGAGGGCTTCCTGTGGTACATCCCGTTCTTCGTCCTCGGCTTCCTGGCCCTGGCCTGCATCTGGGCGGCAGCCGGTGCGATGGCTTCGCGCTCGGAGGACCTGCAGTCCACCACGATGCCGCTGACGATGGCCCTGGTGCTGGTCTTCATCGTGGGTCTGAGCCTGGACGGCACAGCCAAGGTGATCGGCTCGTTCGTGCCGGTGCTGTCCACGATCCTGATGCCGATGCGCCTGCTCGATGGCACCGCGCAGTGGTGGGAGGCCGTTCTCGCCCTGGGGCTGACGGCAGTCTTCTGCTTCATCACGATCACCCTCGGTGCCCGGCTCTATCGGCGGTCGCTGTTGCAGACCTCCGGTCGCGTCTCCCTCAAGGCCGCCTGGGCAGGCGGCGAGTGA
- a CDS encoding SDR family NAD(P)-dependent oxidoreductase — translation MAAVVMTGGTSGFGLPTAEHLRDAGQRALLGSRGPSADGDAEVLALDLTSLDAVRSFAGQVRDRLGEQLIDALVLNAGIVRPDATARSADGHEMTFAVNHLAHYLLLRLLLDRMAQGGVVVLTPAAPTTRPSTGAWRRRVTPTPGCWRTRPVIRGRSRGPPVVGRRPTPPPNSAP, via the coding sequence ATGGCCGCAGTCGTGATGACCGGAGGCACCTCGGGTTTTGGGCTGCCCACCGCTGAGCACCTGCGTGATGCGGGGCAGCGTGCGCTGCTCGGGTCCAGAGGGCCCAGTGCCGATGGCGACGCTGAGGTGCTGGCGCTCGACCTCACGTCGTTGGACGCGGTCCGATCCTTTGCCGGGCAGGTCCGGGATCGCCTGGGGGAGCAACTCATTGACGCTCTCGTGCTCAACGCGGGGATCGTGCGTCCCGACGCGACCGCCCGCAGTGCCGACGGCCACGAGATGACGTTTGCGGTCAATCACCTGGCCCACTACCTGCTGCTGAGACTGCTCCTGGACCGGATGGCGCAGGGAGGCGTCGTGGTGCTGACACCAGCGGCACCCACGACCCGACCATCAACGGGGGCCTGGCGCCGCCGCGTCACGCCGACGCCGGGCTGCTGGCGGACCCGACCCGTGATCCGGGGGCGCAGCCGAGGTCCGCCCGTGGTGGGCAGGAGGCCTACACCGCCTCCAAACTCTGCTCCGTGA
- a CDS encoding HAD family hydrolase, translated as MSPQVAADQLLIALDVDGTILHHDGHLSPRVAEAIGALRDAGAHIVISTGRSAVATIPIIRELGLLREGGIAVCSNGAITLALSPEYAEGYEIAEAVTFDPRPAVELLRRARPDALVAVEEVGVGFKLSAPFPEGELQGDLRVVDDEELVSHPATRVTFRDPNGSAESFSELVDRIGLHGVNYAVGFTAWLDLAPEGVSKGSALEQVRRQLGIEPWCTVAVGDQRNDLEMLGWAARGVAMGQAPDEVIAAADETTASVDDDGLAVLLEQIAADLPDASKEH; from the coding sequence GTGAGCCCACAGGTAGCTGCGGACCAACTCCTCATCGCACTCGACGTCGACGGCACGATCCTGCACCACGACGGTCACCTCTCCCCCCGCGTCGCCGAGGCGATCGGCGCACTGCGGGACGCCGGAGCCCACATCGTCATCTCCACCGGGCGCTCGGCCGTGGCCACGATCCCCATCATCCGCGAGCTAGGTCTGCTCCGGGAGGGCGGGATCGCGGTCTGCTCCAACGGTGCCATCACCCTGGCCCTGAGTCCGGAGTATGCCGAGGGGTATGAGATCGCCGAGGCCGTCACCTTCGATCCTCGGCCGGCTGTGGAGCTGCTCCGCCGGGCACGACCAGATGCTCTGGTCGCCGTCGAGGAGGTCGGGGTCGGCTTCAAGTTGAGCGCCCCCTTCCCAGAGGGGGAGCTCCAAGGTGATCTGCGGGTCGTGGACGACGAGGAGCTGGTCTCCCATCCGGCCACCCGGGTCACCTTCCGCGACCCCAATGGGTCGGCTGAGAGTTTCTCCGAGCTGGTCGACCGGATCGGTCTGCACGGCGTGAACTATGCGGTCGGCTTCACGGCCTGGCTGGACCTGGCCCCCGAGGGCGTGTCCAAGGGCAGCGCGCTGGAGCAGGTGCGTCGCCAGCTCGGGATTGAGCCGTGGTGCACCGTCGCCGTCGGCGACCAGCGCAACGACCTGGAGATGTTGGGCTGGGCGGCACGTGGCGTCGCGATGGGCCAGGCGCCGGACGAGGTCATCGCCGCCGCCGACGAGACGACAGCCTCCGTCGATGACGACGGGTTGGCTGTGCTGCTCGAGCAGATCGCCGCCGATCTGCCAGACGCCAGCAAGGAGCACTGA
- a CDS encoding TrmH family RNA methyltransferase, translating to MEDLLITSPANPRLKALAGLRRRRVREAEGRTLIEGFEELDLALEAGVVPRVVFYCPELMHDAAAQSRVVDQVRARGSEVVRLARAAFQKVAYREGPDGFLAVVDTVTRDCSGLEVPDRALVLFCEAVEKPGNLGAMLRTADAAGVDAVLAADPVTDWGNPNLVRASKGTVFSVPVVSDTTEAALEFLVEHGIALVAATPDTDVEYTDIDYTGPVAVAVGAEKTGLTDRVLEAATHRVRIPMVGRANSLNVSTSAAIITYEAVRQRRRAESLSSPAPAADLRDIT from the coding sequence ATGGAAGATTTGCTGATCACCTCGCCAGCCAACCCGCGGCTGAAGGCCCTGGCTGGCCTGCGGCGGAGGAGAGTTCGCGAGGCCGAGGGCCGCACGCTGATCGAGGGCTTCGAGGAGCTCGACCTGGCGCTCGAGGCCGGCGTCGTGCCCCGCGTCGTCTTCTACTGCCCGGAGTTGATGCACGACGCGGCCGCACAGAGCCGGGTCGTGGACCAGGTGCGGGCGCGAGGCTCGGAGGTCGTGCGCCTGGCCCGGGCGGCTTTCCAGAAGGTGGCCTATCGCGAGGGGCCCGATGGATTCCTCGCGGTGGTCGACACCGTCACCCGTGACTGCTCCGGTCTGGAGGTCCCCGACCGTGCCCTCGTCCTGTTCTGTGAGGCCGTGGAGAAGCCGGGCAACCTCGGGGCGATGCTCCGCACGGCCGACGCCGCGGGCGTGGACGCGGTCCTGGCCGCAGACCCGGTCACCGACTGGGGCAACCCCAACCTGGTGCGTGCCAGCAAGGGCACGGTCTTCTCGGTCCCCGTGGTGAGCGACACGACCGAGGCAGCCCTGGAGTTCCTGGTCGAGCACGGCATCGCCCTGGTCGCTGCAACACCGGACACCGACGTCGAATACACCGACATCGACTACACCGGTCCGGTCGCGGTGGCCGTCGGTGCGGAGAAGACCGGACTGACCGATCGGGTCCTGGAGGCAGCCACTCACCGCGTGCGGATCCCGATGGTGGGCCGGGCCAATTCGCTGAACGTCTCGACGTCGGCGGCGATCATCACCTACGAGGCCGTGCGCCAGCGCCGCCGCGCCGAGTCGCTCTCGAGTCCCGCACCCGCCGCAGACCTACGCGACATCACGTAG
- a CDS encoding VOC family protein, producing the protein MRIDHVSYAASPEGLQATAQDLGDKLGITPRDGGVHPRFGTRNVILPLASDRYLEVVEVLDHPASDKAPFGQAVRARSELGGGWMAWVIAVDDLGDVEGRLGRRAVDGQRHTPEGVELHWRQIGIRGLIADPQLPFFVQWSTMDHHPSRLDESAVELTGLHISGEPARIRDWLGIAERGDWEREVDFTFEQHDVAALESVTFESPTGPITI; encoded by the coding sequence ATGCGGATCGATCACGTGAGTTACGCGGCGAGTCCGGAGGGGCTGCAGGCAACGGCCCAGGACCTGGGCGACAAGTTGGGGATCACCCCTCGCGATGGGGGAGTGCACCCGCGGTTCGGCACGCGCAATGTCATCCTGCCCCTGGCCAGTGACCGTTATCTTGAGGTGGTCGAGGTGCTGGACCACCCCGCCTCGGACAAGGCCCCGTTCGGTCAGGCCGTCCGTGCCCGCTCCGAGCTCGGTGGCGGCTGGATGGCCTGGGTCATCGCGGTTGACGACCTCGGTGACGTCGAGGGCCGCCTGGGTCGTCGTGCCGTCGACGGCCAGCGTCACACCCCCGAGGGTGTCGAGTTGCACTGGCGTCAGATCGGCATCCGCGGCCTGATCGCAGACCCGCAACTGCCGTTCTTTGTGCAGTGGTCGACCATGGACCACCACCCCTCACGCCTGGACGAGTCGGCGGTCGAGCTGACCGGGTTGCACATCTCCGGTGAGCCGGCCCGGATCCGTGACTGGCTCGGCATCGCCGAGCGCGGCGACTGGGAGCGCGAGGTGGACTTCACCTTCGAGCAGCACGACGTGGCAGCGCTGGAGTCGGTCACTTTCGAGAGTCCGACTGGCCCGATCACCATCTGA